TGATGGAGTATGGTTATGATATTATAAAAACATTAGTTACTGATATTGATCCTGATTCTCAAGTAAAAGAAGCTATGAACCGTATTAATGCAGCAGAGCGTGAAAAGGTTGCCGCACAGTATGAAGGTGATGCACAACGTATTTTAATCGTAGAAAAAGCAAAAGCAGAAGCAGAAAGTAAACGTTTACAAGGACAAGGTATTGCTGACCAAAGACGTGAAATTGCTCGCGGATTAGAAGAATCTGTTGAAGTATTGAATAAAGTTGGTATTAACTCTCAAGAAGCTTCTGCTTTAATTGTGGTAACTCAACACTATGATACTTTACAATCTATAGGTTCTGATACAAATAGTAATTTAATATTACTACCTAATTCTCCTCAAGCTGGTAGTCAAATGTTAAACGATATGGTTGCAAGTTTTGCCGCAAGTAATCAAATAGGTGAAGCCATGAAAGAAGCAAAAGCCAAAAAGAAAAATAACGAATAACAATAATTTATATACCTTTTTAAAAACCTGATTTTTCTATTTCAGGTTTTTTTTATTAAAT
The sequence above is a segment of the Tenacibaculum sp. 190130A14a genome. Coding sequences within it:
- a CDS encoding SPFH domain-containing protein, with the protein product MPIYLYPFIFFGIIILLSSFFIVKQQTAAIIERFGKFHSIRHSGLHLKIPLVDRIAGKLSLKIQQLDVIVETKTLDDVFVKLKVSVQYKVIRDKVYEAFYKLDYPHDQITSYVFDVVRAEVPKMRLDDVFVKKDDIAIAVKSELNDAMMEYGYDIIKTLVTDIDPDSQVKEAMNRINAAEREKVAAQYEGDAQRILIVEKAKAEAESKRLQGQGIADQRREIARGLEESVEVLNKVGINSQEASALIVVTQHYDTLQSIGSDTNSNLILLPNSPQAGSQMLNDMVASFAASNQIGEAMKEAKAKKKNNE